ATAATTACACATATTCTACATTTCAACATTGTTTCGTGCGACATAAAAGTAAATATGTTCCACGGGTGATTGGTAATTGGATAATTGCAGCTTACACTTTTAGCTTCTTCTCGGACATGTTGTTCTTAATGAAAATACACAGTTCTGACGTTAAACAACAGTCCACAGTCACATTGCGTTGGTTATAAAAGTGAAAGTGAAACCGGAAATCTATGTTACGCATGAGCAAATGATTTCGTTTGAAACTTCCGATAGGTCGTGTCAGTGAAAGAATTCTCATGTGAATCACGAAACAGAATCAGCTGTGTTGTGAAAATCGTGGATTTGAcgtttattttgttcatatgtCGATGTTCTTCACTCTTCATTTAATAATAATGTGAagataagttgttttttttttaatttacgtttTTGTCACACCGATTCCATAACGAAGGGAATCACCAGTTTATTTATAGAACCCCAACCCGATTTCTAACAATGGGGCTACTCTTCACAAGACTTTGGAGTTTATTCACAAATGAAGGTATGTGATGAATATTGAGACATTGTGTCTTTTCCTGATATCATTTCTATTGTAAATGAACATGTTGGTTTCTTCAAGAATGTGTGTTGTGAAGAATTCAAGATCATTATTCATGTACACATACTCTTGTTATACAAACGAGAATCTTGTACTAATACACAGTTGTGCCAGAGGCTTGAATGTAACAAGAGCACTAGACTATCCTTCATGTTAATCACAGTTTTATGTAATCATAGTATTATGTATTGCTGTTGAGGTTCCTGTAACTTAATGGATTTGAAGTTGTTAAGCCTTACTTATTAGATTAATCTCTTAGTTACTACTGTAATATACAAAgatgtacatgtgcatgtttattccaaaatttcatttggtaactacattttgtgttttgttaatATCATGTACTTCGATCAACACTTTAATGGCATGTTATAAAGAATCACCAAGTCATTTCTGCGGTTACTGAATGATACAGGTAAGAGTCATCATATAGTTTATAATCTAAAcaccccctcctccccccccccccccccaagttaTAAAAAAGTTGATTGTCCCCCACTCCCCTTTCAACctgaacatgtatataaatctaCTCTTCAAACTAATTCAAAGAAATTGACCATATATATGGAGCTtatatatagataaacactAAAGACTGAAAATTCAACTCCTATATACACGtaggtctttttttttttttttgaaagaagtATAAATTTGTAGGTCAAAGGCATTGAGACTAAGATACGAAGTCTATTATTAGTTTATAATGCTAACATGGCCAACTTTAGGAATTTGTTACATCACTATTCAAAGACACTAACCATGTTAACtgttaattaacatatatttgggtacaattattttcaatttgtagtCCTTCCAAGGCATCAGGGTATAGATTTTGTAAGTCGTTTTAGTCCCACAATTAAAATTTCACTATATCCTAAAAACTattaattgtgatttttttgcTGCAGTGATCAAAGTATAAGCATTGAAACATTTTGGAAAACTAAAGATAGTATTCTCTATGGGTTTAATTTCGtggaaaaatgataaattgcGAACTTAATGAAATTGAAACAATTGTGACTGACTATTTGCCAATCTACAGTACCTGTAACTGCATGTAGATGAGAGTAAAATTACTTAACTGATGGATATCAATTTAATATCAACATCATAAATTCACATGATCTATTTCATAAATCATGTCAACTTTATTGCAAgagaaaacaatatttattgataCCTTGAATCGATATATATTGTGATATAATTAtgatctgatatacatgtattgttatcaGTTAGATTTGAGGAAGAAACATTTTATGACGGGTATTTTTTCCCTGAACTGAAGTCCAAGGTACTGAACTATTTGTGGCACATTGTAATGAACAAAAAGTGAGATTCTGTGAAACCAGGGTCAGACTATGATTTACAAACAATATGTTTCTTATTAACGATGTTTGCATGCATGGGGGCATTAATTTAGTCCAGAAAATGCAATGTTGAATCATGCTTTATAGCTGAATCTGACTTGGCCATCATACAATCATGTAGCCTAGGTTTATAGTTTTAATACATCTTTGCTAGCCGAGGGTTTACAGAGGAGCAGAGTAGATTGTAAAACCTAGGCTAGCAAAAATGGCTTAAATACTGTTTGTACCGTAAAGGCTGTTACTTTTTATGGGGGTTGTGTGCTGATTTTGCCTAATTCTGGGGGTTAATGCCAATaaattaccaaaatcaatatgtcatcatttcaaaaattgtcAAGATTATACATTCTTAGAAAAAGTCGAATGCTGAAATTTGTACCTATTCTAGTTTAAATGAACTgtgtcttttaaaattttttttttgtttttgcataattatatatcTAATATAATGGAGTAGGAAGTTTAAGTGATTGATATACTTAAAGAAACTGGCGACTGGCGAGCTTAGTTTATCGTGATTAATAGATGTGTCGCTGTCATCATGGATGGTAATTAAAGTCAGGAAACCACAGAGATCTCACACACTTCACCTCACGCCacagtatttatatatatacattgtataacgGTATATCAAGTTTGATTGTAACTCGACTcataatgaaattgaatcaaataAGTATTTGTACTAAATGTgcattgataatacatgtaggtaCTAGTAATAATCCTgctctagaattttttttcttggctAAGACTATACTAATGTGCTCCTCCATACTCTAGATAACCATGCAGATAATTAGGtaatgaaaaaagaattcaaGTTTGATAATAACCATGATGATAACTAAACTGATCgtaatgaaattgaatcagtgaaatatatctttatactgTACAATAATTGTGTGGATCCAGAATTTTTCTCCACAGAGGGGGGTCTGACTCTGAGGGATATTTGAGTTTGGACCCCCCTCTCCCTCTAAATCTCTGCGTATTAAAAGCTTAACCtagtatatatattgatttagcCGTAAGgataattgtaattaaaatattaaaaaattcactgtaaaccatttttttttagtgtaCCAGTTTTACACTCATTTACGATGAATGCCAACCCAGTCTGTGGGCAtatgcaaaattttgatttacgGTATATGTGACACTGATttaattttacacaatatttaataTGAACGATTATCAGATGTATGGTAATTGAAACTCAATTGATTTACTTACACATTAATCTTAACACAGTTTGAACTATTCAACACATAAGTGTAAACTTTGTTGTAATTTTGATCACCTGggtaaattttccaaaaatttgaaatgtaaatgatAATCTGAGATCCTTGGTAATTGAAATTCGATACAGAATTGATATATCTACACAGTTTTACACAGTTTACTGTTGTAATCATATAAAATGTCAAAAGATGCAGTCAAGATCTGTTGCATTTTTATTTCCTCTTTAAATCTGTACATGAGTGACACAGATGTCTGTGCCTGCGTGCACAATGGCTCATTATTCCAGGATTACTGTATGATGATGCAGCTAACAGATTCAGATTTCCTACAATGGTGGAATGTTGTATTCCTCTCTCATGATAGCTAGTCCATAGGGTAGTCGTACTGTCTCTGTAATCCTCACTGCAGATCTAATAGATTTGATTGTATGTTACATACAGGTTGCCAAGATACTATTAATAAAGGGTTTTTATtagatatgtatatatattacacatttcaaaacattgattttaggAGAGGGGGGATGGTCAGTGATTTTGTAAAACGCCATGTACCTAGTCTATCATATATCAACAgatcaaaatatattataatatgcaTGCATAAATGTAAGTGTTGACAATTCAATGAAATGCTTTGTAGGTCACATCAAGTTATTGCTGTATTTTTGTGAAAGGTTTTTGACAGTTTGACATTATGATTGTTTTCCCAATTTGGAATAATTATTTCACTGTtgagtaaaaaaaaccaaacccaaACCAAAAAACTAATCACAGAACTGGCCATTCCCTTTGATAGAGAAGAAGTGGCCTACATGCAGGCAATGCCTTTCTCCACTCGTTTAAGAGAATAGCCTGGAATACTGGAATATCAGAAGTTTAAGTATATCGGTACATTGTACTTGTAAATTGTGTAAAGAGGactatttttgttgttgtttcagAACATAAAGTTATCATAGTGGGACTTGACAATGCAGGGAAGACCACCATTTTATACCAGTTGTAAGTATTTTTAGCACAATGGCTATTAATTCATTATGGGACATGCATTTAATTATAGATTTGTCTGCACATCTGTATATAAATTGAAAGGGCTAGACCTTAATGTTTAAACCATAAATTACCAAAGTTCAAAgatcaattaaatttttatttttcacattaaTACTCTAATGCAGTGATGTAATTTTATTGAgagtaattattatttattgcaACTTTTTGCCCCTTCAAAGGAAAAATCCTAGTTGAAATTTGTCAATTTGTTTAAGACATTTATATATGCTTTTACGCAGACTGAATTTATAGTTAATAGCAGTTTTAATGggaaaacttttaaattatcatattgTTTATAGACACAATAATACATTCATCATGCCGATCAGAATTCTATCTATAAAAAGCAAAGATTTAGCTCTAAAACATTTTGTGTTGCTGCCGAGTCTCAAACAATTTGTGTGGTTTTTATAATGTCCAGCAGGTCTTTGAATGGGAAATCTTTGCTTTGGTTTCCCCTATTCAGACCCTCAATGAAAAGGACACAGCATGTGCAAGGAGCAGCACAACTGATCAAATAAAACTGAACAATGCGTCCTTTTGTCCTCTCAATACATTGGCCTGAGCACATATTTATTCATCCTCACATGTACCGAATGCCAGGGGTAgggaaaaaaatgattgataaaaaggagaaaaatgtGAAAGCGGTAGTCCAAACACGCATTTAATTCCTTTAGCCTCATGAATATTCAGGTAACCTTATTATAAGATTAATGACTGTCTAAAGAGTGTAATTTACCTGTGGTTCCGACATTGTGCATGATAATAAGATTTGTCCTCACCTGTCAACCTGTGAGACTAGATTATAATGTCATTTGTTGACCAAAGGTGTGATTACACCTGTTCATGTTGTGTTGCAAGATATATGAGCTTTGTTTTAATACTAccgtatatatattaattactgTAGAAACACCAAGTATATATTCGATAGGTGAACATTTcgttgtttacaaattaaaccaaataaaattttgtttgtgtgggtttaattttgtcatatcattatttttgaagtgcatCTTGTATCAATTAGATATTTAGGAGTACTTGTGCTAAAAATTTGTagtgtatttaatttcattaatctATACCaccaatgaaaataacaaaatatttctgcttctagaCCCTACTATCAATCGTATATTCATTGtccattttgttattttatctcATGTTAATTGAAAAtgcaattgaatttaaaattatttatatttaaaagcaaaataaaaagctTTTTGCAGCACCCaataattgacatattttctgcATGTCTTTGCAATTATATAAGAATGGTTGGTTATGATCGaccattgtgaaaaaaaatcaaataaacgGTTAATGGCATGATGAACCAATGAGCATGATGAGGGGCAATAAATTAATACTGTATGcaaggaaatatttgcccccattTTATTATTGCCCCTTTGGCCCTCATGGTCACTCAGTGGGTGAAAATAAGACTTGGCAAATTCTAATGTCTCTTATTGTTTCTGTAATACAAAACTGtatctgggcgaattcaagatggggaGAACCTGTTTGTAAGTGaagaagggcaaaaattactccgtatataataaacatatttatttaattgtaaTAAAAGGGAAGAAGGCCCAAAACtacacagggcgaaaataacactgtATACAGCTAGCTAATATATCCTACcagtatactgtggtttcatttatattcaagggtatcaattttcgtggataaagtgaaaatcactgtttcaaggatacgtactAAATTCGTGGTCAATGACCCTAACAATACAAATAattagtagaaattgcacttcaatgaacatttaatttcatggatgaacttaacaacgaaatccacgaaaattagtattcaacaaatattgatgaaaccacagtatcctGCCAGTATACATGCTTTTCACTTAGTCACACTGTGTATGAAGTTTTCTGACAAGAAATTGGATCAAGGACAGCTGAATTTGATAAACAGCTGGAACTGATGtcaataatttaaattcaaacttCATTGTAATAAATTGCATGACCTCCCTCCTAGAAATGAAGACATTAATTGATTGGAAATGATATACCTCCTTAGAAGCCTGATACTAGAACGCATAATGCTATTGGAGTAAACCAGGCATTTATCAGacacataaaatgataattcaGTGCATTTGTAATTAAATTGAGAGGTTAGTCATATTCTATTCCTAACATATTGCTCCCAGCAACATTTGTGCTTTGTTACAAAATCATGCTGTGCGCCTtgtggaatttttattttagcaTTACAGTTGACTTGTGTAAaggaaatatcaataaataaataggcAATTTTCAGTAGTTTGTCAGacttcttttttatattttcatcatgGTAACTGAGTTATCATGAATAAGTAATTTTCCATTATAGAGTTCACATTAAcactccccctctctctctcttgtccTTAGATTCAATCTCCTATCCCCCCCACTCCCCCAAGATCTTCCTTTTCTTAAGAAGTACAATTACTGTATTACTATATGACATTTGGTTGTGTACTCTATTTATTGTTttagcaacaacaaaaaaaaacagcttCTGATGAagcaaattcattgtttaatcatatatataatattaattttaatagatAGTTACATATAGAAATTCACTGAACTAAATCAACATTCATTGACATTTTCCACTCTGAACATCTTCCCGGCTAAATTTAGTacataaaacatgaaatatgtacatgtatggagtAGTATAAAAATATGTGCACTAATTAACTCGTGCAAATTTGCTGGAAAAATTTTCCACTAAATATTGTTCATGTTTAATATCATGAATAAACTGTGTACAGGGAAATTTTCACCCCCTTTTATTATCGCCCCTTTTGCCCTCATTATCAACGGTCGAATTTAAGACATGGCGAATTATGATGTCTCAGACTATCTCTTTTAAAACACATctatgtctgggcgaattcaagacggggcgaaactaACATGAGGTGAAAATAACCCTTTATGTAGTAGTTTATAGTATAATGTATaatgatcttgattttgcttTGATTTAGTTTAATGAATGAGGTTGTCCACACGTCGCCGACGATCGGCAGTAACGTGGAGGAGGTGATCTGGAAGAACATCCACTTCCTGATGTGGGACATAGGGGGCCAGGAAACACTGCGGTCAGCCTGGAACACATACTACAGTAACGCTCAGGTATAAACAGTACATGAACTACAGTAACGCTCAGGtataaacagtacatgtactacagtaACGCTCaggtataaataaaacatgtattatagTAACGCTCAGGTAAAAACAGACATGTACTACAGTAACGCTCAGGTAACAAACAGTACACATACTACAGTAATGCTCAGGTAAAAACAGACATGTACTTTAATAACACTCAGTTGTGTAAGTGACTGTGTATTGCTCAGGTAAAAACAGAACACATAATACAGTAAAAACAGAACATGTACTACATGGActtatttttgagaaaaaaaaattagaactgGAAAATATCATATTACTGGTATTTCATTTTAGATGTAGATTCAAAAATGTGAGTCAAAATTTTTAGCTCAAAGGAAAATGTTCTGATTAAtggtgttttaatattttaatattttgtacaatctcaaaaaaaatttatactgtatatatgtGATACAATATGTGCAATGTTTTCACCTTTCCATGGTTTGTAAATTTAATGCTTTTATATTTTGTCTTTTGATCAGTTTGTAATTCTGGTTGTGGACTCAACAGACAGGGAAAGGTTGTCCATCACGAAAGAGGAACTCTGTAAAATGTTGAACCATGAGGTAAAAACTTTATAAGATTCAACCCCTTCCTCCCaccacaacccccccccccccccccccataaagaaaaaaagcaaataaGGTCCATCTTATTTTGTGAATTGATGGACACATACTTACTCAATGTGCATGTCTTAAAtcatattaatgtttatttaaaggGAAAGTTATGATAGATTAATGATATCCTTAGTCCTGGAGAAATTTGACCCagttatgtacattttataagtaaataaaacaagataaGATAGTAAGATACAGGTAAAAGTTGATGATAAATGAGCCACAGCTGATTGCTGACAGGATAGAGACATGCATTTGCCATTGCTTGTATAATGACCTAAAAATGTTACACTCCACAGCTATAAGAGGTCTACCTCTTCTTATGTACACAATTCTAGCATTGCATAGTATGTGGCacaaaattgaacaaatatctgttgttattagaaccattttaacaaaagcttggatattgggtagttgtgtcaaacatcAATTTGACCTaggcatgtctatttcattgctagccactcagccatggctccttgaaatcaacaagatttgtctggctcaTGAGCTAAAATTACGCAATTGGTGCATATTTTGCTCAAAACCGTTTCAttgttaattatttgttttgtcttaagaaaaaaatagctacgtcctactgaaagtccaaggtcttgttaaaatggttctaataccGAAGGATTTGTTTTCATAACACTGGTTGAAAGAGTAAGTTTATATACCTTATTTGTTAGTTCAACCAGAAGTAGAGCTCATTTTATCAGACTAAAGTTGGAGTTACATAAAGTCACCTCTAAATCTTGTCATTATGATAGAACCGCTGggtataatatatatacctatTTATATGCAAGTTAAACAGAGgtataatgatatttattttaaatgagaaaaccacaaaagtttaaaagaaaatcaaagtttCATTAGTAAAAATCAGCTTCGTGTCAACTGGTTGAAATTCAAATGCTTGAATTAAGATCTCCGATCCTtagcctcaaagtatttttttttcatcatgaaaatgttatttatttaaccttaaatctttataaatgaaatgaaatcaaaagattctgaaatattttgatgGTATTCATGCCTTTAATGAAGTTTTTGCAATTTAGGCCTCatggatataatggaataaatatacaaaatgagatcaaattagcaaaaaaaaaaaaaacagttgtaGCATTGCATCAGTGGCTCAGGTGCTAGGTGTCTGTGAATCCACAAAGCCAAGCATTTCATTGAGTAGTTTAGCATAATATAACAACTACAAGACATATGAattttgtctatataaaagACAGTTTTATGGtagtgtacatgtaaaaagatTCTGGATAATTTAGAGTTCTCAAACATTGCTGAGGATTGGAGAATGTTTAGCAGGAAAAAATTTAActaattaattgaaaattttgcaaaaatattcTTGTATCTTTATCAATGGTTTTTCATCGCTCTTAGGACCTCAGAAAAGCAGCCATGTTGATATTTGCCAACAAGCAGGATGTAAAAGGCTCGATGTCTGCAGCCGAGATATCTCAGCATCTCAATCTCACTTCCATCAAGGATCACCCCTGGCATATACAAGGTTGTTGCGCTTTGACGGGAGAGGGGTAAGTCACACAATAAAGAATTggctatctttaaaaaaatcattgtttgaaATTGCCGCCTGGGGGTTTCCAGACCCAGGATTGAGGACAAACTTGAAGTTTAAATTATCAaaagttggtaaaaaaaaaaatatatccataattagaaaaaagatctttattttttgctaaaaaatttttttatcaaggtGTAGGTTATTTCAACAGAGCAGGAGGCAATTTGAAGCAAGCAATAATTTTCTGGCCCAGTAAATGTTTTACTTTGTTGTCTTAgatatataaatttcaaattcattggATTTGTCAAAATAAGGTTGAAGCACCAAACATGAACACTGTAAGTGTTTCTTCTAGCGATTTGACTACTTAGTTCAAATCCTTGGATATTTTGATGGTATTTTCTTAGCTCATTTAAGATATTGACTTTTGATAATGAAATCACTCAATagtatacatatttcatttccacagttatgacatttttttcaattttgttacCATGAGCTAAAGTTGTCaatgcaaatgttttaaagttgtGTAGAAAATTTCAGCTTGTaatttcctttaaaatagattGAAATAGTAATACTACCTGTAATTATGTTTGTTCCTTATGACATCAAAACTTTAACATTCTTATGTTACAATGAGTAATGCAATAGCTTTCCTGCACAACATTTTTTTTGCTATTTGATATTACCGGTATAAGCAGAGAGTGTAAAAATTCTTCGACCCTACTTGGATATTTGACTGTGTAATATGAGGCAGTTATAGTACATTGACAAGATTTTACGAGTGAATGTTCAAGCATATAACAGAACCCTCCAGTCCATTTTAATGACTCAGAACACAGATAAAAATTACAgaacaaattgattttcttttccaGGTTGTATCAAGGCTTAGAGTGGATCACTAGCAAACTGAAGGGTCGGTGACCTTTAGTGTGACATAAGGTCAAATATCAAGGGTCAAGGGTTCATCAGACTTTGGAAGAAGATTTTAAGAGCTTTGGTTCTGtcttaattgttttgtttttcctgATTATTCAGCCCCTAGTCCTAAATATTTAacacaaacaaaacagaaattcTCAGGAACTG
The window above is part of the Magallana gigas chromosome 10, xbMagGiga1.1, whole genome shotgun sequence genome. Proteins encoded here:
- the LOC105348148 gene encoding ADP-ribosylation factor-like protein 5B — translated: MGLLFTRLWSLFTNEEHKVIIVGLDNAGKTTILYQFLMNEVVHTSPTIGSNVEEVIWKNIHFLMWDIGGQETLRSAWNTYYSNAQFVILVVDSTDRERLSITKEELCKMLNHEDLRKAAMLIFANKQDVKGSMSAAEISQHLNLTSIKDHPWHIQGCCALTGEGLYQGLEWITSKLKGR